In one window of Cellulophaga sp. HaHa_2_95 DNA:
- a CDS encoding DUF2141 domain-containing protein — protein sequence MKNLVVTSILILCAIFAKAQETQSHTLAVSIDNISNNNGKVLLSLHTVDTFMKGPGIQNIASEIVDGKINVNFENIVPGNYAIMAVHDENDNKRMDFETNGMPKENYGMSGNDMSYGPPRFDDAKFSLTNEDLAFIIRF from the coding sequence ATGAAAAATTTAGTCGTTACCTCTATTCTAATTTTATGTGCTATTTTCGCCAAAGCTCAAGAAACACAAAGCCACACCCTAGCAGTATCTATTGATAATATCTCTAATAACAATGGCAAAGTGTTACTTTCATTACATACTGTAGATACGTTTATGAAAGGGCCCGGCATACAAAATATAGCGAGTGAAATAGTGGACGGGAAAATAAATGTAAACTTTGAAAATATAGTCCCTGGAAATTATGCTATTATGGCGGTGCATGATGAAAATGATAATAAGCGCATGGATTTCGAAACTAATGGGATGCCAAAAGAAAACTACGGTATGTCTGGAAATGATATGTCTTATGGCCCACCACGTTTTGATGATGCAAAATTTTCGCTAACGAATGAAGATTTAGCATTTATCATTCGGTTTTAA
- a CDS encoding Dps family protein: MKLNSIGLDAAKSAQLSDDLNTLLANFQRYYQNLRGIHWNIKGKRFFDLHIKFEELYTDANEKVDMIAERILTLGGLPLHTFEDYIANSTIEVGKNIHKDEAAIHLIVDSLSKLLVIERKILNTSGDADDEGTNSMMSDFIAEQEKTVWMMKAWLTEEV; this comes from the coding sequence ATGAAACTAAATAGCATAGGATTAGACGCAGCGAAATCAGCACAATTAAGTGATGATTTAAATACGTTATTAGCCAATTTTCAAAGATATTATCAAAATTTAAGAGGTATTCACTGGAATATTAAAGGAAAACGCTTTTTTGACTTGCATATCAAGTTTGAGGAGTTATATACTGATGCCAATGAGAAAGTAGATATGATTGCAGAAAGGATATTAACTTTAGGCGGGCTTCCCTTGCACACCTTTGAAGATTATATTGCAAATTCTACGATTGAAGTAGGTAAAAATATTCATAAAGATGAAGCAGCAATACATTTAATTGTAGATTCTTTAAGCAAATTACTTGTTATAGAACGAAAAATTTTAAATACTTCAGGAGATGCCGATGATGAGGGTACAAATTCTATGATGAGCGATTTTATTGCAGAACAAGAGAAAACTGTTTGGATGATGAAAGCTTGGTTAACAGAAGAAGTGTAA